From the Methanooceanicella nereidis genome, one window contains:
- a CDS encoding ABC transporter permease, with product MGVKKIIKDSYFITHKDLLEFARNRVGLLFMFIFPFFMLFMTGFIFPSGSIQTDMPVAIVDMDNGADAARFIDQLVMLNEKDHYMDFKQGMSLEEAKTSITRGELYGAIVIPEDFSKDLSSGKQANMTVFVDKSNPQVAAQIQGVASGAISGLGSIQAASAVGMLSAKANMTVNPLAVIHPYNVEVKGTIPGETNYFSFVAPGLLIMIVMLGAMTGIPRAISHEKEIGTFDGILAAPINQISIIIGKTMAQTIRGILQGFVVMVLAVIFFGVTIHGSIPLALMILILGVFSFIGLGIVMTALAADEETAMLLMSLLQFPMMFLSGVFFPIQQMPWFMQWISQIIPITYAADAMRKVMILDAGVSDIFPEIAILVGFGIVTLGIAIPLFRRSMTR from the coding sequence ATGGGAGTTAAAAAGATAATTAAAGACAGCTATTTCATAACCCACAAGGACCTGCTCGAGTTCGCCAGGAACCGCGTAGGCCTGCTGTTCATGTTCATATTCCCGTTCTTCATGCTCTTCATGACCGGCTTCATATTCCCGTCCGGCAGCATACAGACGGACATGCCCGTAGCCATAGTCGATATGGATAACGGTGCCGATGCCGCCCGGTTTATCGATCAACTGGTCATGCTCAACGAAAAGGACCATTATATGGACTTCAAGCAGGGCATGAGCCTGGAAGAAGCGAAGACAAGCATTACCAGAGGAGAACTATACGGGGCCATAGTCATACCTGAGGATTTCTCGAAAGATCTCTCTTCAGGTAAACAGGCCAACATGACCGTATTCGTGGATAAGAGTAACCCGCAGGTAGCTGCCCAGATACAGGGAGTCGCCAGCGGAGCTATCAGCGGGCTCGGCAGCATACAGGCCGCATCGGCCGTGGGCATGCTGAGCGCAAAGGCGAATATGACCGTTAATCCGCTGGCTGTGATACATCCGTATAACGTTGAGGTAAAGGGTACGATACCCGGCGAGACCAACTACTTTAGCTTCGTAGCTCCGGGCTTGCTGATCATGATAGTCATGCTCGGTGCCATGACCGGTATCCCCCGGGCCATTTCCCACGAAAAGGAGATAGGCACCTTCGACGGTATCCTTGCCGCCCCGATTAACCAGATATCGATAATAATCGGTAAGACAATGGCCCAAACGATCCGCGGTATCCTGCAGGGCTTCGTCGTGATGGTGTTGGCCGTAATATTCTTTGGCGTCACTATTCACGGAAGCATCCCGCTCGCGCTCATGATACTGATACTGGGCGTGTTCAGCTTCATAGGCCTGGGCATAGTCATGACGGCGCTGGCGGCGGACGAAGAGACCGCGATGCTGCTCATGTCCTTGCTGCAGTTCCCGATGATGTTCCTGTCGGGCGTATTCTTCCCGATACAGCAGATGCCCTGGTTCATGCAGTGGATATCCCAGATCATACCGATCACATATGCGGCAGACGCGATGCGAAAGGTCATGATACTTGATGCTGGCGTAAGCGACATATTCCCGGAGATCGCCATACTGGTAGGATTCGGCATAGTGACGCTGGGAATAGCGATACCGCTGTTCAGGCGGTCCATGACGCGGTAA